tctctctctctctcccttctctctctctctcccttctctctctctctcccttctctctctctctcccttctctctctctctcccttctctctctctctcccttctctctctctctcccttctctctctctctctctctctctctctctcttctctctctctcctctcactctctccgctctctctccctctgttctctctctctctcccttctctctctctctctcccttctctctctctctctccttctctctctttctccattctctctctctctcattctctctctctctctctctcccttctgtctctccttctctctctctctctctctctctccttctctctctctctctcccttctgtctctccttctctctctctctctctctctctctctctctccttctctctctctctctctctcccttctgtctctctctctctctctcccttctgtctctctctctctctctcccttctgtctctctctctctctctcccttctgtctctctctctctctctcccttctgtctctctctctctctctcccttctgtctctctctccccccccccctccccccgtgttGTGTAGATCTGATTGGATGTTTGCAGTGACGCCGGCTCTCTTGTTCTTCCCCCGCAGGTCTTCCTGGTCCTCACGATTCAGCTTCTGGTGACGTTTTCCTTTGTGGCGGTCTTCACCTTTGTGAAGGAAGTGCGGCTTTATGTGCAGAGGAACACCTGGACCTATTACCTGTCCTATGCCATCTTCTTCTGCTCCCTCATCACTCTCAGCTGCTGCGGGGACTTCCGCCGCCGACACCCCTGGAATCTGGTGGCGCTGGTATGTCCCCCCCTCCCGTGTGTCCGTCGCGCCCCATGGCCGGGTGTAAAATGCGTTCTGACGTGTGTGTCTTCTCTCTCCTTAGTCCATCCTGACCCTCAGCCTGTCGTACATGGTGGGAATGATCGCCAGTTTTTATGACACGGAAGCGGTAATAATGGCGGTTGGGATCACCGCGG
This is a stretch of genomic DNA from Rana temporaria unplaced genomic scaffold, aRanTem1.1, whole genome shotgun sequence. It encodes these proteins:
- the GRINA gene encoding protein lifeguard 1: DAGSLVLPPQVFLVLTIQLLVTFSFVAVFTFVKEVRLYVQRNTWTYYLSYAIFFCSLITLSCCGDFRRRHPWNLVALSILTLSLSYMVGMIASFYDTEAVIMAVGITAAVCFTVVLFSMQTKYDFTSCMGVLMVSLVVLIVFSILCIFIRNKILQIVYAALGALLFTCFLAVDTQMILGNKQLALSPEEYVFAALNLYTDIINIFLYILAIIGKAKE